In a single window of the Papaver somniferum cultivar HN1 chromosome 8, ASM357369v1, whole genome shotgun sequence genome:
- the LOC113305087 gene encoding 17.1 kDa class II heat shock protein-like, which yields MARTPPTEMDNSYMFLMDLHGNKMEDCEIRVRVEADRTLVISYNTPVVTCEDGVKYISTHIEKLDLPQNANMDAISAVSHNGALLVSVNKKDKPGSLLFVRLLLLRNLLSYVS from the exons ATGGCGAGGACTCCTCCAACAGAAATGGATAATTCATACATGTTCCTCATGGACTTACATGGCAACAAAATGGAAGACTGTGAGATCAGAGTTAGGGTGGAGGCTGATAGAACCCTTGTCATTAGTTACAACACACCCGTTGTTACTTGCGAAGATGGTGTTAAATATATCTCCACGCATATAGAAAAGCTTGATCTCCCTCAGAACGCAAACATGGATGCAATCTCAGCTGTTTCTCATAATGGGGCTTTATTAGTTAGTGTCAACAAG AAAGACAAGCCTGGTAGCTTGTTGTTCGTTCGTCTTCTACTTTTACGTAATCTGCTTTCATATGTATCTTAA
- the LOC113305086 gene encoding putative ubiquitin-conjugating enzyme E2 38 produces MENRQHQEMVEIRVDLGGSNKELDKEEKHIGRESHNEEEVIQIRVEGKGREVAEEIKVKQEVVSRKEFKQFDIVKSTPALNVPSSCLADQQINQTNVERHNRIMQEWQLLKKGLPDSIYVRVYQQRTDILEAFVVGGAGTPYRDGLFLFHIIFPSNYPKVPPKLYFKTKPRGGLCMDFLEYGGGINGIDIRQIKGLEKWNSKKSSILEMLVAIRQSFHIEKPYFRDHNMNDLRLVEAIEKGYKLDESYDCDERVFKTKCWTILGILAKPPKVFEEFVCQHFRDRAEAILIACRPYYRLKYGDHPIYETKFCDEYRQSMANTYVKLLKAFIKNGSSLDDYVGDINLEDDFDYIQPPPPPTKPRWHPLIAKY; encoded by the coding sequence ATGGAAAATCGTCAACATCAGGAGATGGTCGAGATAAGAGTAGACTTAGGAGGAAGTAACAAAGAATTAGATAAAGAAGAGAAACACATTGGAAGGGAAAGTCATAATGAAGAGGAGGTGATCCAAATAAGAGTGGAAGGAAAAGGCAGAGAAGTAGCTGAAGAAATAAAAGTGAAGCAGGAGGTTGTAAGCAGAAAAGAGTTCAAACAATTCGATATAGTAAAATCTACTCCTGCTCTCAATGTTCCCTCATCTTGTCTGGCTGATCAGCAAATAAACCAGACCAATGTCGAAAGACACAACAGGATTATGCAAGAATGGCAGTTACTCAAAAAGGGTCTACCTGATTCAATCTATGTCAGAGTTTACCAACAAAGAACTGATATTCTCGAAGCATTTGTTGTTGGCGGAGCAGGTACTCCCTACAGAGATGGTTTATTCTTATTTCATATCATATTCCCATCTAATTATCCAAAGGTACCGCCCAAACTGTACTTCAAGACAAAGCCGCGTGGTGGCTTGTGCATGGATTTTCTAGAATACGGAGGTGGTATCAACGGCATTGATATTCGTCAAATAAAAGGTCTTGAAAAATGGAATTCAAAGAAATCAAGTATACTGGAAATGCTAGTAGCCATTAGACAATCATTTCACATTGAGAAACCTTATTTTCGGGATCATAATATGAACGACCTCCGTTTAGTAGAGGCCATTGAGAAGGGTTATAAGTTGGACGAATCTTATGATTGCGATGAAAGAGTCTTCAAAACGAAATGCTGGACAATATTGGGTATTCTTGCGAAACCACCGAAGGTTTTTGAAGAATTTGTTTGTCAACATTTCCGTGATCGTGCCGAAGCAATTCTAATAGCTTGTCGACCTTATTATAGGCTCAAATATGGTGATCATCCTATATATGAGACAAAGTTCTGCGATGAATATCGACAATCCATGGCTAATACGTATGTAAAGCTTCTCAAGGCGTTTATAAAGAATGGCTCTTCTTTGGATGATTATGTTGGAGACATTAATTTGGAAGATGACTTTGATTATATTCAGCCGCCTCCGCCTCCCACCAAGCCGCGTTGGCATCCACTGATTGCAAAGTATTGA